In a single window of the Gossypium hirsutum isolate 1008001.06 chromosome A13, Gossypium_hirsutum_v2.1, whole genome shotgun sequence genome:
- the LOC107893252 gene encoding glucan endo-1,3-beta-glucosidase 8, whose translation MGNSGFLATLLLPTFLCVNLFGGFVDGLGVNWGTMATHKLPPETVVQMLKDNGITKVKLFDADSKTMDALSGSDLEVMVAIPNDQLLAMNSYDRAKQWVKKNITTYNFKGGVNIKYVAVGNEPFLKSYNGSFINTTVPALQNIQNALNDAGVGDTIKATVPLNADVYNSPESNPVPSAGQFRTDISGPMTQMVEFLAKNGAPFTVNIYPFLSLYGNDDFPFNYAFFDGGNPITDNGIKYTNVFDANFDTLVSALKAVGHGDMPIIVGEVGWPTDGDKNGNMANAQRFYNGLLPRLAANTGTPLRPGYIEVYLFGLIDEDAKSVAPGNFERHWGIFRYDGQPKFPLDLSGQNQNKFLIGAKDVKYLQQQWCMFNPNAKDIGKLTDNINYACTFSDCTALGYGSSCNNLDANGNASYAFNMYYQVQNQKDMACNFQGLGIITTQNISQGACNFIIQIASSSSSFTSVSPLMVGLAIFLVLTSYLLI comes from the exons ATGGGCAATTCCGGGTTTCTAGCAACATTATTATTACCGACATTCCTTTGTGTTAATCTCTTTGGTGGATTTGTTGATGGTCTTGGTGTGAATTGGGGCACAATGGCAACCCATAAATTGCCTCCAGAAACAGTGGTTCAGATGTTGAAAGACAATGGTATTACAAAAGTGAAGCTTTTCGATGCAGATTCAAAGACTATGGATGCTCTTTCAGGGAGTGATCTTGAAGTAATGGTTGCCATTCCAAACGATCAGCTTCTTGCTATGAACAGCTATGATCGTGCTAAACAATGGGTTAAGAAGAATATCACCACATATAACTTCAAAGGAGGTGTTAACATTAA GTATGTTGCCGTTGGAAATGAACCATTTCTCAAGTCCTACAATGGCTCATTTATAAACACTACAGTGCCTGCTCTTCAAAACATTCAAAATGCACTGAATGATGCTGGTGTTGGGGACACCATAAAGGCTACTGTGCCCTTAAATGCTGATGTCTACAACTCGCCTGAAAGCAACCCTGTTCCGTCTGCTGGCCAGTTCCGGACTGATATCAGTGGACCTATGACGCAAATGGTCGAGTTCCTTGCCAAGAATGGTGCACCTTTCACTGTAAACATCTATCCTTTCCTCAGTCTTTATGGAAATGATGACTTCCCTTTCAATTACGCTTTCTTCGATGGTGGAAACCCAATCACGGATAATGGGATTAAGTACACTAACGTTTTTGATGCCAACTTTGATACATTGGTTTCGGCTTTGAAAGCAGTAGGCCATGGGGATATGCCCATTATTGTTGGGGAAGTTGGTTGGCCTACTGATGGTGACAAGAATGGCAATATGGCTAATGCTCAGAGATTTTACAATGGACTCTTGCCTAGACTTGCAGCCAACACCGGTACCCCTCTCCGTCCAGGATACATTGAAGTTTACTTGTTCGGACTTATCGATGAGGATGCCAAGAGTGTTGCTCCGGGAAATTTTGAGCGTCATTGGGGGATCTTTCGGTACGACGGGCAGCCTAAATTCCCATTAGATCTTTCAGGCCAGAATCAGAACAAGTTCCTCATTGGTGCAAAGGATGTCAAATATCTTCAACAGCAATGGTGCATGTTCAATCCGAATGCCAAGGACATTGGCAAACTTACGGACAACATAAACTATGCTTGCACTTTCTCCGACTGCACGGCTCTCGGTTACGGGTCTTCGTGTAACAACCTGGATGCCAACGGGAACGCATCTTACGCATTTAACATGTATTACCAGGTGCAAAATCAGAAAGACATGGCGTGTAATTTTCAAGGATTGGGTATAATTACAACACAGAACATTTCACAAGGGGCTTGCAATTTTATCATTCAGATTGcttcttcatcatcttcttttACTTCAGTAAGTCCCTTAATGGTAGGATTAGCCATTTTTTTAGTATTAACTtcatatttactaatttaa
- the LOC107893251 gene encoding protein HASTY 1: MEERNSNNSTVNNVARAIVAALDWNSTPDARKAAVSYIESIKAGDIRVLANTSFLLVKKDWSSEIRLHAFKMLQHLVRLRWEEFSPSERRNFLNVAVELMSEIADPCEEWALKSQTAALVAEVVRREGLNLWQELFPSLVSLSSNGPVQAELVSMMLRWLPEDITVHNEDLEGDRRRLLLRGLTQSLPEILPLLYTLLERHFGEALSEVGRQHLDIAKQHAAAVTATLNAINAYAEWAPLSDLAKFGIIHGCGFLLSSPDFRLHACEFFKLVSPRKRPADDFASEFDSAMSSIFQILMNVSREFLVRSNSAGRAIDESDFEFAEYVCESMVSLGSSNLQCILGDSTTSSLYLQQMLGFFQHFKLALHYQSLQFWLALMRDLMSKPKLSVHSSGEGSAANNADSNSVQVDNEKRKILSFLNDDICSTILDISFQRMLKKEKLITGKALSLGTLELWSDDFEGKGDFGQYRSRLFELIKFIASNKPLVAGAKVSERIIMIIKNLLNSPMPAEDLAVMESMQVALESVVSSIFYGSNESAGGISEVHVALCGIFEGLLRELLSLNWTEPALVEVLGHYLDAMGPFLKYFSDAVGSVINKLFELLNSLPFVVKDPSTSSARHARLQICTSFIRIAKAADKSILPHMKGIADTMAYLQREGRLLRGEHNLLGEAFLVMASAAGVQQQQEVLAWLLEPLSQQWIQIEWQNNYLSEPLGLVRLCSETAFMWSLFHTITFFEKALKRSGMRKGQSSSTSSSTPHPMASHLSWMLPPLLKLLRAIHSLWSPSVFQVLPGEIKAAMSMSDVERSSLLGVGNPKLSKGALTFIEGSPFDVNKEGYTEPNEADIRNWLKGIRDSGYNVLGLSATIGDPFFKCTDVDSVALALIENIQSMEFRHTRQLVHSVLIPLVKSCPPDMWGVWLEKLLHPLFVHCQQALSCSWFGLLHEGRAKVPDNHGILTGSDLKVEVMEEKLLRDLTREICLLLSTISSPGLNTSLPALEHSGHVGRVDMSSLKDLDAFAPSSMVGFLLKHKSLAIPVLQISLEAFTWTDSEAVTKVCSFSSSVVLLAILTNNADLREFVSRDLFSALIRGLALESNAFISADLVNLCREIFIYLCDRDPAPRQILLSLPCITPNDLHAFEEALTKTASPKEQKQHMRSLLLLATGNNLKALAAQKNVNIITNVTARARGPVNAPGNGVEEGDSVGLAAIL, from the exons atggaagaaagaaaCAGTAACAATAGCACAGTAAACAATGTGGCTAGAGCCATCGTTGCAGCCCTTGATTGGAACTCTACTCCTGATGCTCGGAAAGCTGCCGTTTCTTACATTGAATCt ATTAAAGCAGGAGATATACGGGTTTTGGCAAACACATCATTCTTATTAGTTAAAAAGGATTGGTCTTCAGAAATACGATTACATGCATTTAAAATGCTACAG CACTTGGTTCGATTGCGGTGGGAGGAATTCAGTCCCTCAGAACGTAGGAACTTTTTAAACGTTGCTGTTGAGTTAATGTCTGAAATTGCAGATCCTTGTGAGGAATGGGCTTTGAAAAGTCAAACGGCTGCCCTAGTTGCTGAG GTAGTTAGAAGAGAAGGACTAAATCTTTGGCAAGAGCTGTTTCCGTCGCTAGTTTCCCTATCCAGCAATGGCCCTGTTCAA GCTGAGTTGGTCTCAATGATGCTGAGATGGCTTCCTGAAGATATTACAGTCCACAATGAAGATTTGGAAG GTGATCGGCGTAGATTACTGTTACGTGGGCTTACTCAATCTTTGCCAGAAATTTTGCCACTACTATACACA TTATTGGAAAGGCATTTCGGGGAAGCATTGAGTGAGGTGGGTAGACAACATCTTGACATAGCAAAACAACATGCGGCTGCTGTAACAGCTACTTTAAATGCCATAAATGCCTATGCCGAATGGGCACCTTTGTCTGATCTTGCTAAATTCGGCATCATTCATGG GTGTGGTTTCCTACTTTCTTCTCCTGATTTTCGCCTTCATGCTTGTGAGTTTTTCAAACTTGTCTCTCCGAG AAAGAGACCTGCTGACGACTTTGCTTCTGAATTTGATTCTGCAATGAGTAGCATCTTTCAAATCTTGATGAATGTATCTCGGGAATTCTTGGTCAGATCTAACTCAGCAGGCAGGGCAATAGATGAAAGTGACTTCGAGTTTGCAGAATATGTTTGTGAAAGTATGGTATCTTTGGGTTCCTCAAATTTGCAATGTATTCTCGGAGACAGCACTACATCCTCTCTCTACTTACAGCAG ATGCTTGGGTTCTTTCAACATTTTAAGCTAGCTCTTCATTATCAATCCCTGCAATTTTGGTTG GCACTGATGCGGGATTTGATGTCAAAGCCGAAGCTTTCAGTGCATTCATCTGGAGAAGGGTCAGCTGCTAACAATGCAGACTCAAATTCAGTTCAGGTTGATAATGAAAAGAGAAAGATTTTAAGTTTTCTCAATGATGATATTTGTAGTACGATTCTGGATATATCATTCCAACGCATGCTTAAGAAAGAAAAGCTTATCACTGGAAAAGCCCTTTCTCTAGGGACTTTGGAGTTGTGGAGTGATGACTTTGAAGGAAAGGGTGATTTTGGCCAGTACCGTTCTAGACTT TTCGAGTTAATCAAGTTTATTGCTTCAAACAAGCCCCTTGTGGCTGGTGCTAAAGTTTCTGAAAGAATTATTATGATCATTAAGAACCTCTTGAACTCTCCAATGCCTGCTGAG GACTTAGCAGTGATGGAAAGCATGCAAGTAGCTCTGGAAAGTGTTGTTAGCTCTATTTTTTATGGTTCGAATGAGTCTGCGGGGGGTATTTCAGAAGTTCACGTTGCTTTATGTGGAATATTTGAAG GTTTACTTCGGGAACTTCTTTCATTGAATTGGACTGAGCCCGCCCTTGTGGAAGTACTTGGGCACTATCTAGATGCAATGGGTCCCTTCCTGAAGTATTTCTCAGATGCAGTTGGTAGTGTCATCAATAAGCTATTTGAGCTCCTAAATTCACTTCCTTTTGTTGTTAAg GATCCTTCGACGAGCAGTGCACGGCATGCAAGGTTGCAAATTTGTACATCATTTATTCGGATAGCCAAAGCAGCTGACAAAAGTATTCTGCCCCACATGAAG GGTATTGCTGATACCATGGCGTATTTGCAAAGAGAAGGCCGTCTGCTTCGCGGTGAACATAATCTTCTAGGTGAAGCATTTCTTGTTATGGCATCTGCTGCAGG GGTTCAACAGCAGCAAGAAGTTTTGGCATGGTTACTTGAACCCTTGAGCCAACAATGGATACAAATAGAATGGCAAAACAATTACTTGTCCGAACCTCTTGGACTAGTTCGTTTATGCTCCGAGACAGCATTTATGTGGTCACTGTTCCACACTATCACATTCTTTGAGAAAGCACTCAAGAGGAGTGGAATGAGGAAAGGCCAAAGCAGCTCAACATCAAGTTCTACCCCACATCCAATGGCTTCTCATCTGTCTTGGATGCTTCCTCCCCTCTTAAAA CTGCTTCGTGCTATACATTCCCTTTGGTCACCATCAGTATTCCAAGTATTACCTGGGGAGATTAAAGCAGCAATGAGCATGAGTGATGTGGAGCGGTCTAGTCTTCTTGGCGTTGGGAACCCCAAATTGTCAAAGGGTGCATTAACTTTCATAGAGGGATCTCCGTTTGATGTGAATAAGGAAGGGTATACTGAACCAAATGAAGCTGATATACGGAATTGGTTAAAGGGTATCAGAGACAGTGG GTACAATGTATTGGGACTATCTGCAACCATTGGAGATCCGTTTTTCAAATGCACTGATGTTGATTCTGTTGCTTTAGCTCTAATTGAGAATATACAGTCAATGGAGTTCAGACATACAAGGCAGCTTGTTCATTCTGTTTTGATTCCTTTGGTTAAATCTTGTCCTCCCGACATGTGGGGGGTATGGCTGGAAAAGCTACTGCACCCGTTATTTGTCCACTGTCAGCAAGCTCTGAGCTGTTCATGGTTTGGTCTTCTGCATGAAGGTCGGGCGAAGGTTCCCGATAATCATGGTATCCTTACTGGGTCAGACTTGAAAGTGGAAGTAATGGAAGAGAAGTTACTCCGAGATTTAACTCGTGAGATATGTTTGCTCCTTTCTACTATATCGTCACCTGGATTAAACACTAGCCTTCCTGCTTTAGAACATTCGGGGCATGTTGGTCGCGTGGACATGTCTTCCCTTAAAGATTTGGATGCATTTGCACCGAGCTCTATGGTTGG TTTCCTTTTGAAGCACAAAAGCCTGGCAATTCCAGTACTCCAAATTTCGTTAGAAGCATTTACTTGGACAGACAGTGAAGCTGTGACCAAAGTTTGTTCTTTCTCTTCTTCTGTGGTTCTTCTAGCTATACTTACGAACAATGCCGATCTCCGGGAATTTGTTTCGAGAGATCTATTTTCTGCTCTCATCCGAGGTCTAGCCCTTGAGTCAAATGCTTTTATCAGCGCTGATCTGGTTAACCTCTGTCGCGAAATATTCATTTATCTCTGTGACAGAGATCCGGCTCCCAGACAG ATTTTACTTTCCCTCCCTTGTATTACCCCAAACGATTTACATGCCTTTGAAGAAGCCTTGACAAAGACCGCAAGTCCAAAAGAACAAAAGCAGCATATGAGAAGCTTGCTTTTATTAGCTACTGGGAACAACCTAAAAGCTCTTGCTGCTCAGAAAAATGTAAACATTATTACAAATGTTACTG CGCGGGCACGTGGTCCAGTCAATGCTCCAGGAAATGGAGTCGAGGAGGGCGACAGTGTGGGCTTGGCAGCGATACTGTGA